From Drosophila suzukii chromosome Y unlocalized genomic scaffold, CBGP_Dsuzu_IsoJpt1.0 scf_Y1, whole genome shotgun sequence, one genomic window encodes:
- the LOC139353922 gene encoding uncharacterized protein, whose protein sequence is MHNELPKIHIKLFTGDYKEWPAFKNIFESTIHSKQHLTAIQKLHYLKTYITGEAADLIRHMPITDAAYEAAWTCLIDRYNRPRHIVNTLLETFVNLPSTARPDVTVLRKVTDGATEIVRGLDAAGQTNRDCWIIHFILAKIDAETRRKRIEGSRELESPSVDDLLKFLDRRCEEFELSKSESDIDSKVGPQHGKAKRSSHALVSMEANTCVKCNSKEHKIYACSKFGELSIEQRRTFIKAKSLCFNCLKPGHVSRKCESKFTCKFCHNRHHSLLHADILGSQVAVAATHSRDDERHIPSAPEDATVTISHIAQAQVAHTAESLCNGSTTATQPQGLRKSALPTALVFVRNATGSHTTCRVLLDSGSELSYISERCVQALGLARSPSRILVTGISSIKAETTRGCSTLDLQSRISDHTMKVRAHVLSKITSTLARHDIAASALKAFAGFELADSDYQSLAPVDILLGSDYVWTVFTGQKMFDNQGDIIAISTIFGWVITSIVTTGCSSKTTMHTAIDIDESLRRFWELEDVNQEFHGKPEDDEVEQHFLKTHTRDSKGRYIVELPFKNSMEQFSDTLQGALTRFRGVERRLKKDPNLHSQYVQFMREYLELGHMRELSPEDIDKKPSFYLPHHPVITQKLRVVFDGSFKDTNGRSLNEALHIGPSILRNLFSICMRFRMFKFVFSADIVKMYRQIWVAANHCGYQRIVWREDETTPIKHYELSTVTYGTSCAPFLAVRVLDQLAHDHQHDFPAAARILKEQFYVDDVLTGAHTEEELIRNQNELIQLMKCAGMELAKVLGIHWDPEEDMLSYKVGLTTNPHNTKRQVLSDVARIFDPLGILSPVVVQFKILFQELWLLDLGWDTELPPKIADWWNKSRNDLHILRDLRLPRFVQNNEDHIELHGFSDASIKAYSAVIYSRVVRSDGTVSVSLIAGKTRVAPLKQQSLPRLELCGALLLSRLFLSVKAALQHKDIEVHAWCDSTIVLAWLSHPPSKLKTFVANRTSEILEALPRNAWHHVNTKENPADCATRGMLASDLLHFDLWWMGPSWLQDPEMLAVKMTSKKFCSSLLENHGKEEVKTTALTAQETCSLSPIEALTQRVSSWTKLVRVVAYALRFIQRTKAIKSATLANGRMLTFEEIQAARILYLQEAQKCFMEDRKLLTEKKPLHSRSQLVKLSPIICKDGLLRVGGRLDNSQLPADVKHPILLPKSNRITRMILEHEHTTNLHPGVSALFVIVRQKYWIFGARNLIRNLVHNCIKCFRQRKLTEHQFMADLPGIRITEALPFQHSGCDYAGPFILKERRGRNPRKTKGYICLFVCLVTSAIHLELATDLSTDTFLACLWRFMSLRGKCSQIFSDNGTNFVGAKRALDEMQQLLSSQEHQRNLTQSLANDGIKWSFIPPHSPRWGGKWESSVRSVKLHLRRVVGKTVLTCEQMQTLIVQISAVVNSRPLCYTPDTDLTYLSPAHFLIGRPFTTVPEGDLTNLPINRLDYWQHLQSMFQGFWKRWHQEYLTSLQQRQKWNNKERNIAVDNIVLVKDSNLPPAAWILARVVEAHPGPDGLVRAVKLKTSTGEMTRPITKLAVLPNSETLFQGGPGC, encoded by the exons ATGCATAATGAACTGCCAAAAATCCATATCAAGCTGTTCACTGGCGACTACAAGGAGTGGCCAGCCTTTAAAAACATCTTCGAGAGTACGATCCATAGCAAGCAGCATTTGACAGCAATACAAAAGTTGCACTACTTGAAAACGTACATCACTGGCGAAGCAGCTGACTTGATTCGACATATGCCAATAACGGATGCAGCTTACGAGGCTGCTTGGACTTGCCTAATTGATCGGTACAATAGACCACGCCACATTGTTAACACTCTGCTAGAGACATTTGTTAACTTACCTTCGACCGCCAGACCTGATGTAACGGTTCTGCGCAAGGTGACGGACGGAGCCACCGAAATTGTACGCGGGCTGGATGCAGCAGGGCAAACTAATAGGGACTGCTGGATTATACACTTCATTCTGGCCAAGATCGATGCTGAAACCCGTCGCAAACGGATCGAAGGAAGCCGGGAACTGGAATCTCCGTCTGTGGATGATCTACTCAAGTTTTTAGACCGACGTTGCGAGGAATTTGAGCTCAGCAAAAGTGAGTCAGACATAGACTCCAAGGTTGGCCCACAACATGGCAAGGCAAAGCGATCGTCACACGCCTTAGTATCGATGGAAGCAAACACTTGTGTGAAGTGTAACTCGAAGGAGCACAAGATCTACGCCTGCTCAAAGTTTGGTGAATTGTCAATCGAGCAGAGACGCACATTTATTAAGGCAAAATCACTGTGCTTTAACTGCCTTAAGCCTGGGCATGTGTCGCGAAAGTGTGAATCCAAATTCACATGCAAGTTTTGCCACAATCGTCACCACTCTCTGCTACATGCAGATATTCTTGGTTCGCAAGTCGCTGTCGCTGCGACACACTCACGAGATGATGAAAGACACATCCCAAGCGCTCCTGAAGATGCTACCGTCACCATCAGCCATATCGCACAGGCACAAGTGGCTCATACAGCTGAATCCTTGTGCAACGGATCAACAACCGCAACACAGCCACAAGGGCTACGAAAAAGTGCATTGCCAACAGCTCTAGTGTTTGTAAGAAACGCAACAGGATCGCACACTACCTGTCGGGTGCTTTTGGACAGTGGCTCGGAACTGTCGTACATCTCCGAGCGGTGCGTACAGGCGCTCGGACTGGCACGCTCACCGTCACGAATCTTGGTGACCGGAATTTCGTCAATCAAGGCTGAGACAACTAGAGGCTGCAGCACACTGGACTTGCAGTCAAGGATCTCAGATCACACAATGAAGGTGCGTGCTCACGTACTCAGCAAGATTACCTCCACGTTGGCAAGACATGATATCGCCGCCTCAGCACTCAAGGCATTCGCTGGCTTTGAGCTTGCGGATTCTGACTATCAATCGTTGGCGCCAGTTGATATACTCCTGGGCAGCGACTACGTTTGGACCGTATTCACCGGTCAAAAGATGTTCGACAACCAGGGCGACATCATCGCCATTTCGACCATATTTGGATGGGTCATCACATCTATCGTTACTACCGGATGTTCATCTAAAACAACAATGCACACGGCTATTGACATTGACGAATCACTACGGCGCTTTTGGGAGCTTGAAGATGTCAACCAGGAATTCCATGGGAAACCAGAGGACGATGAAGTTGAACAGCACTTTTTGAAGACTCACACTCGGGACTCTAAGGGGCGTTACATCGTAGAACTTCCGTTCAAAAACTCCATGGAACAGTTTTCGGATACTTTACAGGGAGCGCTAACAAGATTCAGGGGTGTAGAGCGCCGCCTAAAGAAAGACCCCAATCTGCATTCACAGTACGTACAATTTATGCGTGAGTATCTTGAGTTGGGCCACATGCGAGAACTATCGCCAGAAGACATTGACAAAAAGCCGAGCTTTTACTTGCCACATCATCCTGTAATTACCCAAAAATTACGCGTCGTATTTGACGGCTCATTCAAGGACACGAATGGACGGTCCTTAAACGAAGCTCTGCACATTGGACCCAGCATTCTACGAAACCTTTTCTCGATTTGTATGCGTTTCAGAATGTTCAAGTTCGTATTTTCAGCAGATATTGTCAAAATGTATCGACAAATCTGGGTGGCTGCCAACCATTGTGGCTATCAGCGAATTGTTTGGAGGGAAGATGAAACGACTCCTATTAAACACTATGAACTGTCCACGGTAACATACGGCACATCCTGCGCACCATTTTTAGCAGTGAGGGTCCTGGATCAGTTAGCTCACGACCATCAACACGACTTTCCTGCAGCTGCAAGGATCTTGAAGGAGCAGTTTTATGTGGACGACGTACTGACCGGAGCACATACCGAGGAGGAGCTCATTCGCAATCAAAATGAGTTGATCCAGTTGATGAAATGTGCAGGCATGGAACTTG CAAAGGTTCTTGGCATTCATTGGGATCCAGAAGAGGATATGTTATCCTACAAAGTTGGCCTCACAACAAATCCGCACAACACCAAACGCCAAGTGCTGTCAGATGTGGCACGCATTTTTGACCCGCTGGGTATTCTGTCGCCAGTGGTAGTGCAGTTTAAAATTCTGTTCCAAGAATTGTGGCTACTCGATCTCGGCTGGGACACGGAGCTTCCTCCGAAAATTGCGGACTGGTGGAATAAAAGCCGTAACGACCTACACATCCTTCGCGACCTACGCCTGCCACGGTTTGTCCAAAACAATGAAGATCACATAGAACTGCATGGATTTTCAGATGCATCCATCAAGGCATATTCTGCAGTCATCTATAGCAGAGTGGTGCGATCAGATGGCACCGTATCTGTTTCACTCATAGCTGGAAAAACCAGAGTTGCTCCGCTGAAGCAGCAGTCTCTACCGCGTCTTGAGCTGTGTGGCGCTTTGCTACTGAGTCGACTGTTCTTATCAGTCAAGGCTGCGCTACAACACAAGGACATTGAAGTGCATGCATGGTGCGACTCAACCATAGTCTTGGCCTGGCTTTCACATCCACCATCTAAGCTTAAAACATTTGTAGCCAACAGAACCTCAGAAATACTCGAAGCCTTACCGCGCAACGCATGGCATCATGTAAACACAAAGGAGAATCCGGCGGACTGCGCCACACGAGGAATGCTTGCTTCGGACCTGCTCCATTTCGACTTATGGTGGATGGGACCTTCATGGCTGCAAGATCCAGAAATGCTTGCGGTAAAGATGACCTCTAAAAAGTTCTGTTCTTCCCTTTTAGAAAACCATGGAAAAGAGGAAGTGAAGACCACCGCATTAACCGCACAGGAAACCTGCTCATTGTCTCCAATCGAAGCTTTGACTCAACGCGTCTCGTCCTGGACAAAGCTGGTACGCGTTGTAGCTTACGCCTTGCGCTTCATCCAAAGGACCAAGGCCATTAAATCTGCAACGCTGGCAAATGGAAGGATGCTCACCTTTGAGGAGATTCAGGCTGCTCGCATTCTTTACCTGCAAGAGGCTCAGAAATGTTTCATGGAAGACCGCAAACTACTGACGGAAAAGAAGCCACTTCACAGCCGCTCCCAGTTGGTGAAGCTCTCGCCGATTATCTGCAAGGATGGCCTTCTTCGAGTTGGTGGACGACTGGACAACTCACAATTACCAGCTGATGTAAAACACCCTATACTGCTTCCCAAGTCGAACCGCATCACAAGAATGATTTTGGAACACGAGCATACGACAAATCTTCATCCAGGAGTTTCTGCACTTTTTGTAATTGTTCGTCAAAAGTACTGGATCTTTGGTGCCCGCAACCTGATAAGAAATCTGGTTCACAACTGCATCAAATGCTTTCGCCAACGTAAACTCACGGAGCACCAATTCATGGCCGATCTACCAGGCATCCGTATAACAGAAGCTTTACCCTTCCAGCACTCAGGCTGTGATTACGCTGGACCATTTATACTTAAGGAAAGGAGAGGGCGCAATCCCCGAAAAACTAAGGGCTACATATGCCTCTTTGTTTGCCTGGTGACATCAGCCATACATTTGGAACTGGCCACCGATCTTAGTACAGACACATTCCTGGCATGTCTTTGGCGATTCATGTCCCTTCGAGGAAAATGCTCACAGATCTTCAGCGACAACGGGACGAATTTTGTTGGTGCCAAACGGGCATTAGATGAGATGCAGCAACTTCTATCTTCGCAGGAGCATCAACGCAATCTAACACAATCGCTGGCCAATGATGGAATCAAATGGAGTTTTATACCTCCCCATTCGCCACGTTGGGGAGGGAAGTGGGAGTCATCAGTACGTTCCGTCAAACTACATCTGCGTCGAGTTGTGGGAAAAACTGTTCTAACCTGTGAGCAAATGCAAACTCTTATTGTTCAGATCAGTGCAGTGGTGAACTCGCGACCGCTATGCTACACACCTGACACCGACCTCACCTACTTGTCTCCGGCCCACTTTTTAATTGGGCGCCCATTTACAACTGTTCCAGAGGGAGATCTGACTAATTTGCCGATCAATCGTCTGGACTATTGGCAGCACTTGCAATCGATGTTTCAAGGGTTTTGGAAACGCTGGCACCAAGAGTATCTAACATCCCTGCAGCAACGCCAAAAGTGGAACAACAAGGAACGCAACATCGCTGTAGACAATATAGTCCTCGTCAAGGACTCAAATCTCCCTCCAGCAGCTTGGATACTAGCCCGTGTAGTGGAAGCTCATCCTGGACCAGATGGACTTGTACGCGCTGTAAAACTTAAGACGTCTACTGGAGAGATGACCCGGCCCATCACCAAGTTAGCAGTACTGCCTAATTCTGAAACATTGTTTCAGGGCGGCCCGGGATGTTGA
- the LOC139353923 gene encoding uncharacterized protein yields the protein MDQFKLLKAARSRAKASITRLLTASQDPRAGSKWELDEIQVSLERLNIVWKEFESISDQMVLFDEEEGYVDPAIDNERYEDKYLQASTLFRNLIRTCEESQENEREGNNFRQSGNPDEAASMASGVGNENLVRFLEQQQQLNERLAEQQATLLRASSAANVMHNELPKIHIKLFTGDYKEWPAFKNIFESTIHSKQHLTAIQKLHYLKTYITGEAADLIRHMPITDAAYEAAWTCLIDRYNRPRHIVNTLLETFVNLPSTARPDVTVLRKLTDGATEIARGLDAAGQTNRECWIIHFILAKIDAETRRKRIEGSRELESPSVDDLLKFLDRRCEEFELSKSESDIDSKVGPQHGKAKRSSHALVSMEANTCVKCNSKEHKIYACSKFGELSIEQRRTFVKAKSLCFNCLKPGHVSRKCESKFTCKFCHNRHHSLLHADILGSQVAVAATHSRDDERHIPSAPEDATVTISHIAQAQVAHTAESLCNGSTTATQPQGLRKSALPTALVFVRNATGSHTTCRVLLDSGSELSYISERCVQALGLARSPSRILVTGISSIKAETTRGCSTLDLQSRISDHTMKVLAHVLSKITSTLARHDIAASALKAFAGFELADSDYQSLAPVDILLGSDYVWTVFTGQKMFDNQGDIIAISTIFGWVITSIVTTGCSSTTTMHTAIDIDESLRRFWELEDVNQEFHGKPEDDEVEQHFLKTHTRDSKGRSIVELPFKNFGSIDRYRRDQ from the coding sequence ATGGATCAGTTTAAACTTTTGAAGGCAGCTAGAAGTCGTGCCAAGGCAAGCATTACGCGTTTGCTAACGGCGTCTCAAGATCCACGTGCGGGATCAAAATGGGAGCTTGATGAAATACAAGTTTCATTGGAAAGGCTCAACATCGTCTGGAAAGAATTCGAGTCCATCAGCGACCAAATGGTCCTTTTTGACGAAGAGGAAGGGTAcgtcgatccagccatcgaCAACGAAAGGTACGAGGACAAGTACTTACAAGCAAGCACATTATTTCGCAACCTCATACGCACCTGTGAAGAATCTCAAGAGAATGAAAGAGAAGGCAATAACTTCAGACAATCTGGCAACCCTGATGAGGCCGCATCAATGGCATCAGGAGTGGGAAACGAAAACCTAGTTCGTTTTTTggaacaacagcagcagctcaACGAGCGTTTGGCTGAGCAACAAGCAACGCTTTTAAGGGCAAGCTCGGCAGCAAATGTAATGCATAATGAACTGCCAAAAATCCATATCAAGCTGTTCACTGGCGACTACAAGGAGTGGCCAGCCTTTAAAAACATCTTCGAGAGTACGATCCATAGCAAGCAGCATTTGACAGCAATACAAAAGTTGCACTACTTGAAAACGTACATCACTGGCGAAGCAGCTGACTTGATTCGACATATGCCAATAACGGATGCAGCTTACGAGGCTGCTTGGACTTGCCTAATTGATCGGTACAATAGACCACGCCACATTGTTAACACTCTGCTAGAGACATTTGTTAACTTACCTTCGACCGCCAGACCTGATGTAACGGTTCTGCGCAAGTTGACGGACGGAGCCACCGAAATTGCACGCGGGCTGGATGCAGCAGGGCAAACTAATAGGGAATGCTGGATTATACACTTCATTCTGGCCAAGATCGATGCTGAAACCCGTCGCAAACGGATCGAAGGAAGCCGGGAACTGGAATCTCCGTCTGTGGATGATCTACTCAAGTTTTTAGACCGACGTTGCGAGGAATTTGAGCTCAGCAAAAGTGAGTCAGACATAGACTCCAAGGTTGGCCCACAACATGGCAAGGCAAAGCGATCGTCACACGCCTTAGTATCGATGGAAGCAAACACTTGTGTGAAGTGTAACTCGAAGGAGCACAAGATCTACGCCTGCTCAAAGTTTGGTGAATTGTCAATCGAGCAGAGACGCACATTTGTTAAGGCAAAATCACTGTGCTTTAACTGCCTTAAGCCTGGGCATGTGTCGCGAAAGTGTGAATCAAAATTCACATGCAAGTTTTGCCACAATCGTCACCACTCTCTGCTACATGCAGATATTCTTGGTTCGCAAGTCGCTGTCGCTGCGACACACTCACGAGATGATGAAAGACACATCCCAAGCGCTCCTGAAGATGCTACCGTCACCATCAGCCATATCGCACAGGCACAAGTGGCTCATACAGCTGAATCCTTGTGCAACGGATCAACAACCGCAACACAGCCACAAGGGCTACGAAAAAGTGCATTGCCAACAGCTCTAGTGTTTGTAAGAAACGCAACAGGATCGCACACTACCTGTCGGGTGCTTTTGGACAGTGGCTCGGAACTGTCGTACATCTCCGAGCGGTGCGTACAGGCGCTCGGACTGGCACGCTCACCGTCACGAATCTTGGTGACCGGAATTTCGTCAATCAAGGCTGAGACAACTAGAGGCTGCAGCACACTGGACTTGCAGTCAAGGATCTCAGATCACACAATGAAGGTGCTTGCTCACGTACTCAGCAAGATTACCTCCACGTTGGCAAGACATGATATCGCCGCCTCAGCACTCAAGGCATTCGCTGGCTTTGAGCTTGCGGATTCTGACTATCAATCGTTGGCGCCAGTTGATATACTCCTGGGCAGCGACTACGTTTGGACCGTATTCACCGGTCAAAAGATGTTCGACAACCAGGGCGACATCATCGCCATTTCGACCATATTTGGATGGGTCATCACATCTATCGTTACTACCGGATGTTCAtctacaacaacaatgcacacGGCTATTGACATTGACGAATCACTACGGCGCTTTTGGGAGCTGGAAGATGTCAACCAGGAATTCCATGGGAAACCAGAGGACGATGAAGTTGAACAGCACTTTTTGAAGACTCACACTCGGGACTCTAAGGGGCGGTCCATCGTAGAACTTCCGTTCAAAAactttggatcaatcgataggtatcgacgagaccaataa
- the LOC139353951 gene encoding glycerol-3-phosphate dehydrogenase [NAD(+)], cytoplasmic-like, translating to MPNFELPPNIVAVDDIVATARDADIIIFAIPPTFVSSCCKTLLGKVKPTAHAVSLIKGFERGDDGQFVLISQIIMRQVKIPCSVLVGCNLPYELAHDHFAEGTVGCRDQKYYRVLHDIFKSPTFRVVVTEDADCVEICSTLRNIIAFAAGCSDGMELNENTKGGIIRTGFLEMLQFVDVFYPGCRMGTFFESCGISDLVTSCYANRNRKLAEAFVKTGKPLSELEHILIPGHEPLGPVTAELVHHMLKKKGLEDKFPLFTCVYRICTGDYPLHRLVETLIKAREDM from the exons ATGCCGAACTTTGAACTGCCGCCAAATATT GTGGCCGTGGATGATATAGTGGCCACGGCCCGGGATGCggatattataatatttgcCATCCCGCCCACTTTCGTCAGTAGCTGCTGCAAAACACTGCTGGGGAAAGTAAAGCCCACTGCCCACGCAGTCTCCCTGATTAAAGGATTCGAGCGCGGCGATGATGGGCAATTCGTCCTGATATCCCAGATCATAATGCGGCAGGTGAAG ATTCCATGTTCCGTCCTGGTGGGCTGTAATTTGCCCTACGAGCTGGCGCATGATCACTTTGCCGAGGGCACAGTGGGCTGTCGAGATCAGAAGTATTATCGAGTGCTGCACGACATCTTTAAGTCACCCACTTTCCGTGTGGTGGTTACCGAGGATGCCGATTGTGTGGAGATCTGTTCCACTTTGAGA AACATAATAGCCTTTGCGGCTGGTTGTTCAGATGGCATGGAGTTGAATGAAAACACAAAGGGTGGAATCATTCGGACGGGATTTTTGGAGATGCTTCAGTTTGTGGATGTTTTTTACCCAGGCTGCCGCATGGGAACCTTTTTTGAGTCCTGTGGAATATCCGATTTGGTCACTAGTTGTTATG CTAATCGCAACCGCAAGTTGGCCGAGGCCTTTGTAAAGACAGGAAAACCTCTCAGTGAGCTGGAGCACATCCTTATACCAGGACATGAACCATTGGGTCCAGTGACAGCTGAACTTGTTCACCATATGCTTAAAAAGAAGGGCTTGGAGGATAA ATTTCCTCTCTTCACATGTGTTTACAGGATCTGCACTGGGGATTATCCCCTGCACCGCCTGGTGGAAACTCTGATTAAGGCACGCGAGGATATGTAA
- the LOC139353917 gene encoding glycerol-3-phosphate dehydrogenase [NAD(+)], cytoplasmic-like, giving the protein MLCGARSCPWNARNVGRNVMNSQTLDEKVPMYVYEEIVDGRKLTEIINTTHMNAKYMPNFELPPNIIPCSVLVGCNLPYELAHDHFAEGTVGCRDQKYYRVLHDIFKSPTFRVVVTEDADCVEICSTLRNIIAFAAGCSDGMELNENTKGGIIRRGFLEMLQFVDVFYPGCRMGTFFESCGISDLVTSCYANRKRKLAEAFVKTGKPLSELEHILIPGHEPLGPVTAELDALRAVQTSGPTTPSTCLLRAGPFYQFGQKIRVREEDTKNK; this is encoded by the exons ATGCTGTGCGGGGCAAGGAGCTGCCCTTGGAATGCTAGGAATGTGGGCCGGAATGTGATGAATTCGCAGACACTTGACGAAAAGGTGCCCATGTACGTCTACGAGGAAATTGTCGACGGTCGCAAGCTCACCGAAATCATCAACACCACCCACATGAATGCCAAGTACATGCCGAACTTTGAACTGCCGCCAAATATT ATTCCATGTTCCGTCCTGGTGGGCTGTAATTTGCCCTACGAGCTGGCGCATGATCACTTTGCCGAGGGCACAGTGGGCTGTCGAGATCAGAAGTATTATCGAGTGCTGCACGACATATTTAAGTCACCCACTTTCCGTGTGGTGGTTACCGAGGATGCCGATTGTGTGGAGATCTGTTCCACTTTGAGA AACATAATAGCCTTTGCGGCTGGTTGTTCAGATGGCATGGAGTTGAATGAAAACACAAAGGGTGGAATCATTCGGAGGGGATTTTTGGAGATGCTTCAGTTTGTGGATGTTTTTTACCCAGGCTGCCGCATGGGAACCTTTTTTGAGTCCTGTGGAATATCCGATTTGGTCACTAGTTGTTATG CTAATCGCAAGCGCAAGTTGGCCGAGGCCTTTGTAAAGACAGGAAAACCTCTCAGTGAGCTGGAGCACATCCTTATACCAGGACATGAACCATTGGGTCCAGTGACAGCTGAacttgatgcactacgagcagtacaaacaagtggcccaacgacaccaagcacgtgcttgttacgcgcggggcccttttatcaatttgggcaaaaaatacgagttcgcgaggaagatacaaaaaacaaatag